A genome region from Campylobacter concisus includes the following:
- a CDS encoding NADH-quinone oxidoreductase subunit M, producing MLSVIIFFPAISAILGFLIENKSIKFYGASIALIELLLAIFICVNVDFQGYDFVLTHQVSLIPSLNISYFVGIDTISLALIVLSAFMSFISIVALSDDGNLKHLIISVLFLESTMMGVFSALDMILFYSFWELSLIPLLYIIGAFGSKNRIYAAIKFFIYTFLGSVFMLVAIIFIGYLCYQKSGVFSFSLLDWYKLSIGQSAQIWLFLAFFFAFGVKTPLFPFHTWLPYAHGQAPTIGSVLLASVLLKMGTYGFVRFSLPLFPDASLLLSGFVCVIAIIMIIYAALVAYAQSDIKQVIAYSSISHMGVIMLGIFSLNLIGLGGSIFLMISHGIVSGALFLLVGVIYERAHTKEICEFGGLAKVMPKYALIFFIATLASIGLPLTIGFVGEFLSLLGVFKLNKLFALLGGFSIIVGAVYMLVLYKRVFFGECKEKNLSLKDLNFKELAALVPLCLLIITLGVAPNLILKPLEPSVQNIISKMQTRAVNSDTKDKILSLNGGSKL from the coding sequence ATGCTAAGTGTAATCATATTTTTCCCTGCAATAAGCGCGATACTTGGCTTTTTAATAGAAAATAAAAGCATCAAATTTTATGGAGCAAGCATCGCTCTCATAGAGCTTTTACTAGCCATTTTTATCTGCGTCAATGTTGATTTTCAGGGTTATGACTTTGTTTTAACACATCAAGTCTCACTCATACCAAGCCTAAATATCAGCTATTTTGTGGGCATCGATACCATTTCGCTAGCACTTATCGTACTTAGTGCATTTATGAGCTTCATCTCTATCGTGGCACTTAGCGATGATGGAAATTTAAAGCATCTAATTATTAGCGTGCTATTTTTAGAGAGCACGATGATGGGCGTCTTTAGCGCGCTTGATATGATCTTGTTTTACAGCTTTTGGGAGCTTAGCCTCATACCGCTACTTTACATCATCGGCGCATTTGGCAGTAAAAATAGAATTTATGCTGCGATTAAATTTTTCATCTATACATTTTTAGGCTCTGTCTTTATGCTAGTAGCGATCATCTTTATCGGCTATTTGTGCTATCAAAAAAGCGGCGTCTTTAGCTTTAGCTTGCTTGACTGGTACAAGCTTAGTATCGGGCAAAGCGCTCAAATTTGGCTATTTTTAGCGTTTTTCTTTGCCTTTGGTGTGAAAACTCCATTATTTCCATTTCATACGTGGCTACCTTACGCGCACGGACAGGCTCCGACTATCGGCTCGGTGCTGCTTGCTAGCGTGCTTTTAAAGATGGGCACTTACGGCTTTGTGAGATTTTCACTACCGCTTTTTCCAGACGCGAGCCTACTTTTAAGTGGCTTTGTCTGCGTCATAGCCATCATTATGATCATCTACGCAGCCCTCGTTGCCTACGCACAAAGCGACATAAAGCAAGTGATCGCTTATAGCTCCATTTCACACATGGGCGTCATCATGCTTGGCATTTTTTCACTAAATTTAATAGGCCTTGGTGGCTCAATATTTTTGATGATAAGCCACGGCATCGTTAGTGGTGCGCTATTTTTGTTAGTTGGCGTCATCTATGAGAGGGCTCACACCAAAGAAATTTGCGAATTTGGTGGCCTTGCCAAGGTCATGCCAAAGTACGCGCTCATATTTTTTATAGCAACGCTTGCAAGTATCGGCCTACCTCTAACGATTGGCTTTGTTGGCGAGTTTTTGAGCCTGCTTGGCGTCTTTAAGCTAAACAAGCTCTTTGCGCTACTTGGTGGCTTTAGCATCATCGTGGGCGCTGTTTATATGCTAGTGCTTTATAAAAGGGTATTTTTTGGCGAGTGTAAGGAGAAAAATTTAAGCCTAAAAGATCTAAATTTCAAAGAGCTAGCCGCTCTTGTGCCACTTTGCTTGCTTATCATCACTCTTGGTGTTGCTCCAAATTTAATACTAAAGCCGCTTGAGCCAAGCGTGCAAAATATCATAAGCAAAATGCAAACTAGAGCTGTAAATAGCGACACAAAGGATAAGATTTTATCTTTAAATGGCGGGAGCAAACTATGA
- the nuoL gene encoding NADH-quinone oxidoreductase subunit L — MILFCISLFFPLLSFIVSGLFSHSSKNLLIGVFCSLLMIISTTASLMLAASLGIDEPLNLSLKEFINFGGLDLNFGFYLDAISLVMLSTVGVVASVVHIYSIGYMKDDASFNRFFSYLGLFVFCMNVLVSSDNFIGLFIGWEGVGLCSWLLIGFWYKRASANIAANEAFIMNRVADLAMLVGIFYIFYSFGSLKFSEVFTARNDFSGLNLGIIATLLFIGAMGKSAQFPFHTWLANAMEGPTPVSALIHAATMVTAGVYLVIRANFIFTNVSEVSHFIACLGAFVAIFAASIALVHNDLKKIVAYSTLSQLGYMFVAAGLGAYKIALFHLVTHAFFKSLLFLCAGNVMHAMNDELNIKKMGGLYKFMKPTALLSIIASCALSGFYPFAGFFSKDKILEVTFSENKFLWIILLFGAVLTAFYSFRLVMLVFFTKPKSEKHVHEAKNYMLAGMGMLGILSVISGFFWSNFSEFLEKSLKDFSLNLSHSSEIFLLILTLSLVLASAGFAVFAYKKEIFKENICENKAYKILQNAYFIPKFYEKFFINGYILISQICKKIDEMIIDHSVDLVAMALNKFAFLANKMQSGDLSIMLRFMVAGFALLLSFIFLLNGAK, encoded by the coding sequence ATGATTTTATTTTGTATTTCGCTATTTTTTCCACTTCTTAGCTTTATCGTTTCTGGACTTTTTTCACATAGCAGTAAAAATTTACTAATTGGTGTTTTTTGTTCACTTCTCATGATTATTAGCACCACCGCTTCACTTATGCTAGCAGCCAGTCTTGGCATAGATGAACCGCTAAATTTATCACTAAAAGAATTTATAAATTTTGGTGGTCTGGATTTAAATTTTGGCTTCTATCTTGACGCCATTAGCCTTGTTATGCTTAGCACTGTGGGTGTGGTGGCCAGTGTAGTGCATATATATTCCATTGGCTACATGAAAGATGACGCAAGCTTTAACCGCTTTTTTAGCTATTTAGGACTCTTTGTATTTTGCATGAACGTCCTTGTATCAAGTGATAATTTTATAGGACTTTTCATCGGCTGGGAGGGTGTTGGACTTTGCTCGTGGCTACTCATTGGCTTTTGGTATAAAAGAGCTAGTGCAAATATCGCTGCAAACGAAGCCTTTATAATGAATAGAGTCGCTGACCTTGCGATGCTTGTTGGCATTTTTTATATATTTTATAGCTTTGGCTCACTTAAATTTAGCGAGGTTTTTACCGCTAGAAACGATTTTAGCGGGCTAAATTTAGGCATCATTGCAACACTTCTTTTTATAGGCGCCATGGGTAAAAGCGCACAGTTTCCATTTCACACCTGGCTTGCAAACGCTATGGAGGGGCCAACTCCAGTTTCTGCACTCATCCACGCAGCAACCATGGTAACAGCTGGCGTCTATCTAGTGATACGTGCAAATTTCATCTTTACAAATGTGTCAGAAGTCTCGCACTTTATAGCCTGCCTTGGCGCTTTTGTGGCGATATTTGCCGCTAGCATTGCACTAGTACATAACGACCTTAAAAAAATAGTCGCCTACTCGACGCTTTCGCAGCTTGGATATATGTTTGTAGCTGCTGGTCTTGGCGCTTATAAGATCGCGCTTTTTCACCTTGTCACGCACGCATTTTTCAAATCACTTCTATTTTTATGCGCTGGCAACGTTATGCACGCGATGAATGACGAGTTAAATATCAAAAAAATGGGTGGGCTTTATAAATTTATGAAGCCAACTGCGCTTCTTTCTATCATCGCAAGCTGCGCACTATCTGGCTTTTATCCATTTGCTGGCTTTTTCTCTAAAGATAAAATTTTAGAAGTCACCTTTAGTGAAAATAAATTTTTATGGATCATTTTGCTCTTTGGTGCCGTACTTACGGCATTTTATAGCTTTAGGCTCGTTATGCTCGTCTTTTTCACAAAGCCAAAGAGCGAGAAACACGTTCATGAAGCTAAAAACTATATGCTAGCTGGCATGGGCATGCTTGGAATTCTCTCAGTCATAAGTGGCTTTTTTTGGAGTAACTTTAGTGAGTTTTTAGAAAAAAGCTTAAAAGATTTTTCACTAAATTTATCTCACAGTAGTGAAATTTTTTTACTTATTTTAACACTTAGTCTGGTGCTAGCAAGCGCTGGCTTTGCAGTATTTGCCTATAAAAAAGAAATTTTTAAAGAGAATATTTGTGAGAATAAAGCTTACAAAATTTTGCAAAATGCCTACTTTATACCAAAATTTTATGAGAAATTTTTTATAAATGGCTACATTTTGATCTCACAAATTTGTAAAAAGATTGATGAGATGATAATCGATCATAGTGTCGATCTAGTCGCAATGGCGCTAAATAAATTTGCATTTTTAGCAAACAAAATGCAAAGTGGCGACTTAAGCATTATGCTTAGGTTTATGGTCGCAGGATTTGCCTTGCTTTTAAGCTTTATATTTTTATTAAACGGAGCCAAATAA
- the nuoK gene encoding NADH-quinone oxidoreductase subunit NuoK, protein MIGLTHYLILASLVFVIGLIGIMRRRNLIMLFFSSEILLNSANIALAAISKYYFDLTGQIVAFFIVAIAASEVAVGLGLLVLWYKKTGSISLESMTNMKG, encoded by the coding sequence ATGATAGGTCTTACACATTACCTCATCCTAGCAAGCCTAGTCTTTGTAATAGGGCTAATTGGCATAATGCGAAGAAGAAATTTGATCATGCTATTTTTTTCAAGTGAAATTTTACTAAACTCAGCAAACATCGCCCTGGCTGCTATTTCAAAGTATTACTTTGACCTAACAGGCCAGATAGTTGCATTTTTTATAGTGGCTATCGCTGCTAGCGAGGTCGCCGTGGGGTTAGGGCTACTCGTGCTTTGGTACAAAAAGACTGGCAGCATCAGCCTAGAGTCAATGACAAATATGAAAGGCTAA
- a CDS encoding NADH-quinone oxidoreductase subunit J, with protein sequence MYESFAFYLFSALILVSFSFSVFCKNALNAVSALAAGMVFISAIFFLLGAEFLGVVQIIVYTGAVVVLYAFAMMFFDSSKECEPKSSKRAKIIVYLLSSFVALLLIFIFLAPIYSVKLESLNPVVGELGNIEAIGILLFSRYLIAFEMCAVMLLVAMVAGIILIHKDMNSQSSLEEIL encoded by the coding sequence ATGTATGAGAGCTTTGCATTTTATCTTTTTAGTGCCTTGATTCTGGTGAGCTTTTCTTTTAGCGTATTTTGTAAAAACGCATTAAACGCGGTCTCAGCTTTAGCTGCTGGCATGGTCTTTATCTCGGCTATATTTTTCTTGCTTGGAGCGGAATTTTTGGGTGTAGTACAGATAATAGTCTACACAGGCGCTGTGGTCGTTTTATATGCATTTGCGATGATGTTTTTTGATAGTAGCAAAGAGTGTGAACCAAAAAGTAGTAAAAGGGCAAAGATTATTGTCTATCTTTTAAGTAGCTTTGTAGCGCTGCTTTTGATATTTATATTTTTAGCGCCTATTTATAGCGTTAAGCTTGAGAGTTTAAATCCAGTGGTTGGTGAGCTTGGCAATATCGAGGCTATTGGAATTTTACTTTTTAGTAGGTATTTGATCGCTTTTGAGATGTGTGCCGTAATGCTTCTTGTTGCGATGGTTGCTGGCATCATCTTGATACACAAAGATATGAATAGCCAAAGCAGCCTAGAGGAGATACTATGA
- the nuoI gene encoding NADH-quinone oxidoreductase subunit NuoI, with product MSEKKYILIDEKLKPKSAFDKFKHFIAITFKPDLLIGLKVTIKQMLFSKSHTLKYPMQKMELNARYRGIHKLLKFVESENERCIGCGLCEKICVSNCISMKTSLGEDGRKKVASYTINLSRCVYCGFCADVCPELAIVCGTEYEVASEHRAIFGTKDEFLTKDKFLKDQSEFEGYGALAKNSDSLVKKTPNAFISESENETKVVSDINLQRVKNV from the coding sequence ATGAGTGAGAAAAAATATATTTTAATAGATGAAAAGTTAAAGCCAAAGAGCGCGTTTGATAAATTTAAGCACTTCATCGCTATCACATTTAAGCCTGATCTTTTGATCGGACTAAAAGTCACGATAAAGCAGATGCTCTTTAGCAAGTCGCATACTTTAAAATACCCTATGCAAAAGATGGAGCTAAATGCTAGATATAGGGGCATTCATAAGCTTTTGAAATTTGTTGAAAGTGAAAATGAACGTTGCATTGGGTGCGGGTTATGTGAGAAAATTTGCGTTAGCAACTGCATCTCAATGAAAACTTCACTTGGTGAAGATGGGCGCAAAAAGGTCGCAAGCTACACTATAAATTTAAGTAGATGCGTTTACTGCGGATTTTGCGCTGATGTCTGCCCTGAGCTTGCCATAGTATGTGGCACGGAGTATGAGGTCGCAAGTGAACATAGAGCTATTTTTGGCACGAAAGATGAGTTTTTAACAAAAGATAAATTTTTAAAAGATCAAAGCGAATTTGAAGGCTATGGCGCACTTGCTAAAAATTCTGACAGCTTGGTCAAAAAGACGCCAAATGCATTTATAAGCGAGAGTGAAAATGAGACAAAAGTGGTGAGCGATATAAATTTACAAAGAGTAAAAAATGTATGA
- the nuoH gene encoding NADH-quinone oxidoreductase subunit NuoH: MSETLFFVLSTIIKAVVILAVMASLAGLATYAERKVLAYMQRRVGPDMVGPAGILQIVADMIKLFTKEDIVPANTNKFIFLIAPLISAIAAFAALAPVPFLPEFEIFGHTLRPILSDINVGILYIAGVASVCVFSPLAAGLASYNKFALISAARAVVSLLSFEIVAGMALLSVVMVTSSLSLVDINNYQKGIFGWLIFKQPLAFLLFLIASFVECNRTPFCLTENETEIVAGYGTEYSGMRWAMFFIGEYTNMIAASIIITILFLGGFNEFLFIPGALMIILKSSIVFFFFIWVRASWAHLRVDQLSAFCWKILLPLGILNIVITGFMLLI; this comes from the coding sequence ATGAGTGAAACACTATTTTTTGTGCTAAGCACTATCATTAAAGCCGTGGTCATCTTAGCCGTCATGGCAAGCCTTGCAGGACTGGCAACTTACGCTGAAAGAAAGGTACTAGCCTACATGCAGCGCCGCGTTGGACCTGATATGGTGGGACCTGCTGGAATTTTACAGATAGTAGCTGACATGATAAAACTCTTTACAAAAGAGGACATCGTACCAGCAAATACGAATAAATTTATCTTTTTAATAGCTCCACTAATATCAGCCATTGCCGCATTTGCAGCGCTTGCACCTGTGCCGTTTTTGCCTGAGTTTGAAATTTTTGGACATACATTACGTCCGATTCTCTCAGATATAAATGTTGGTATTTTATACATCGCTGGCGTTGCTTCAGTTTGCGTCTTCTCTCCGCTTGCAGCTGGTCTTGCAAGCTATAATAAATTTGCATTAATTAGCGCAGCTCGCGCAGTAGTCTCACTTCTTAGTTTCGAAATAGTCGCTGGCATGGCTCTTTTAAGCGTCGTAATGGTAACTAGCTCACTCTCACTTGTGGATATAAACAACTATCAAAAAGGAATTTTTGGCTGGCTTATATTCAAGCAGCCCCTTGCCTTTTTACTCTTTTTAATAGCAAGCTTCGTGGAGTGCAACAGAACGCCATTTTGCTTAACAGAAAACGAAACAGAGATAGTAGCAGGCTATGGCACCGAGTATAGCGGCATGAGATGGGCGATGTTTTTCATCGGCGAATACACAAATATGATCGCTGCTAGCATCATCATTACGATTTTATTTTTAGGTGGATTTAACGAATTTTTATTTATCCCAGGTGCTTTAATGATCATCTTAAAATCAAGCATTGTCTTTTTCTTTTTTATTTGGGTAAGGGCTTCATGGGCACATTTAAGAGTTGATCAGTTAAGTGCATTTTGCTGGAAAATTTTGCTTCCGCTTGGAATTTTAAATATCGTAATCACTGGCTTTATGCTACTAATCTAA
- a CDS encoding NADH-quinone oxidoreductase subunit G yields MKISINDQILEADEGESILNIARANGIYIPALCYLSGCSPTLACRLCMVEANGKVVYSCNAKAKEDMQIYTNTPEIAAERNAIMQTYCVNHPIQCGVCDKSGECELQNLTTRLKVNEQKFAIADTHKPHKKWGLINYDPALCIVCERCVTVCKDRIGESALKTVPRGVEVPKELKESMPKDAYAVFSKMQKSLIGPSVGESLDCSFCGECISVCPTGALISSHFQYSTNIWELNPILAANPHQSDCELIYYDVKEKSTSDRSKQIYRVSNDFTFGEISGAARFGYDFHNELACKNEEKFEEIVLNIKNGAIKNIKFNSFITNEEALILERLREKFDLNLINNEALNYQKFLNKFSEFSGLSSYNADYEDIKNSDFIITAGSFLRHESPVTSFKLNNALKMNKAAGIYFHHIADEIVKKYSKNFIYVAHEAGKLEQILLFVLKNWGENLSSTLTSKLKNFDENFGLDAPALSEGKSKFTLILGSDFYTDENANLLAALTGVIARATPFRVMLIPPRTNSLGVAKICTLTSEKKPGKTLGYNENGDYKFSIFEGDIDASALNQQEGTFTSINNALVPTNVAIPHKGYFLNDIANALGLMAKDTIDYTPNLPKEKGYKGIKFDDLENFYANDGTSHRGYKLEISNFTPNDDIEPLLKDSKSINLKDDEALISLSNPINLPSFFANYATQTAKRAKLYASSEFMAKFEISQNEAIILEKDGHKLAICVELDSELGGVGAYLGDYDDKLDVGVIFNGKSYATVKIIKAKDE; encoded by the coding sequence ATGAAAATAAGCATAAATGATCAAATTTTAGAAGCAGATGAAGGCGAGAGCATCCTAAATATCGCAAGAGCAAATGGAATTTATATCCCAGCTCTTTGCTATCTTAGTGGCTGCTCACCAACTCTTGCTTGTAGGCTTTGCATGGTCGAGGCAAATGGCAAAGTAGTGTATAGCTGCAATGCCAAAGCAAAAGAGGATATGCAAATTTATACAAACACGCCAGAAATCGCTGCCGAGCGAAATGCGATCATGCAGACTTACTGCGTAAATCATCCGATTCAATGTGGCGTTTGTGACAAAAGTGGCGAATGCGAACTACAAAATTTAACCACGCGTCTAAAGGTAAATGAACAAAAATTTGCCATCGCTGACACGCACAAACCACATAAAAAATGGGGGCTAATCAACTACGATCCAGCTCTTTGCATAGTCTGCGAAAGATGTGTCACTGTTTGTAAAGATAGGATCGGTGAGAGTGCACTAAAGACCGTACCAAGGGGCGTTGAGGTGCCAAAAGAGCTAAAAGAGAGTATGCCAAAAGATGCCTACGCAGTTTTTAGCAAGATGCAAAAAAGCTTAATAGGTCCAAGCGTGGGCGAGAGTCTAGACTGCTCATTTTGCGGCGAGTGTATCAGCGTTTGCCCTACTGGAGCGCTTATTAGTTCACATTTTCAATATAGCACAAATATCTGGGAGCTAAATCCTATCCTAGCTGCAAATCCACATCAAAGCGACTGCGAGCTAATTTACTATGACGTAAAAGAAAAGAGTACTAGCGATAGAAGTAAGCAAATTTACCGCGTCAGCAATGATTTTACATTTGGCGAGATAAGTGGAGCAGCTAGGTTTGGTTATGACTTTCACAACGAGCTTGCCTGTAAAAATGAAGAAAAATTTGAAGAGATTGTTTTAAATATTAAAAATGGCGCGATCAAAAATATAAAATTTAATAGCTTCATCACGAACGAAGAAGCCCTTATTTTAGAGCGTTTAAGAGAAAAATTTGATCTAAATTTAATAAACAATGAAGCGCTAAATTATCAAAAATTTTTAAATAAATTTAGCGAATTTAGTGGGCTTAGCTCATATAACGCAGACTATGAAGATATTAAAAATAGCGATTTTATCATCACTGCTGGCAGTTTCTTAAGACACGAAAGCCCAGTGACAAGCTTTAAGTTAAATAATGCTTTAAAAATGAATAAAGCAGCTGGAATTTACTTTCATCACATAGCCGATGAGATCGTTAAAAAATATTCTAAAAATTTTATCTATGTAGCGCATGAAGCTGGAAAATTAGAGCAAATTTTACTCTTTGTGCTTAAAAACTGGGGCGAAAATTTATCTAGCACGCTTACATCAAAGCTTAAAAATTTTGATGAAAATTTTGGCTTAGATGCACCAGCTTTAAGCGAGGGCAAAAGTAAATTTACGCTCATTTTAGGAAGCGATTTTTACACGGATGAAAATGCGAATTTACTAGCCGCACTTACTGGAGTGATCGCTAGAGCTACGCCGTTTCGTGTGATGCTAATACCACCACGCACAAACTCACTTGGTGTTGCTAAAATTTGCACTCTTACAAGCGAGAAAAAGCCTGGCAAGACGCTTGGCTATAACGAAAATGGCGATTATAAATTTAGCATTTTTGAAGGCGATATCGATGCTAGCGCGCTAAATCAGCAAGAAGGCACATTTACAAGCATAAATAACGCCCTAGTGCCAACAAATGTGGCGATACCGCACAAAGGTTATTTTCTAAACGATATTGCAAATGCACTTGGACTAATGGCTAAAGATACGATTGATTACACGCCAAATTTACCAAAAGAAAAGGGTTACAAAGGCATTAAATTTGATGATTTAGAAAATTTTTACGCAAACGACGGCACAAGTCACAGAGGTTATAAACTAGAAATTTCAAATTTCACACCAAATGATGATATAGAGCCACTTTTAAAAGATAGCAAGAGCATAAATTTAAAAGACGATGAGGCACTCATAAGTCTTTCAAATCCTATAAATTTACCATCATTTTTTGCAAACTATGCCACACAAACAGCCAAAAGAGCGAAGCTTTATGCAAGTAGCGAATTTATGGCTAAATTTGAAATTTCACAAAATGAAGCGATTATTTTAGAAAAAGATGGGCACAAGCTTGCCATTTGCGTGGAGCTTGATAGCGAGCTTGGCGGAGTTGGTGCGTATTTAGGTGATTATGACGACAAGCTTGATGTGGGCGTTATATTTAATGGCAAAAGCTACGCCACAGTTAAAATCATAAAGGCAAAAGATGAGTGA
- a CDS encoding NADH-ubiquinone oxidoreductase subunit E family protein, which translates to MRRVDLRHLKSEFLSALGQQIKAGEAGEVIIFLFEIGDFSGVTKAVNLAYNLNCEVMNSLKFNQVDWVLTIKKGKI; encoded by the coding sequence ATGAGAAGGGTCGATCTTAGGCACTTAAAGAGTGAGTTTTTGAGCGCTCTTGGACAGCAGATAAAGGCTGGCGAGGCTGGCGAAGTGATTATATTTTTATTTGAGATAGGCGATTTTAGCGGCGTGACAAAGGCTGTAAATTTAGCCTATAATCTAAACTGCGAAGTGATGAACTCGCTTAAATTTAACCAAGTTGATTGGGTATTAACTATAAAAAAGGGCAAGATATGA
- the nuoD gene encoding NADH dehydrogenase (quinone) subunit D, producing MSQSPNRLKPFFENLEFEQNDGKMILNFGPQHPSAHGQLKLVLELDGEKVVRAMPEVGFMHRGVEKMAENMTYQEFIPVTDRVDYIASSANNYAFCAAVEKLCAIEVPRRAQIIRVMLLELNRISSHLLFLATHALDVGAMSVFLYAFREREYVLDLIEKYCGARLTHSSIRIGGVPLDLPDGWCEELLKFCEKFPSDITLYEDLLSENRIWQARLVDVGVISKELALSSGCSGVMLRASGVARDIRKEEPYLIYDELEFTVPYANEGDCYARYLLYMKEMRECVKILKQCVSKYQTSSPAIIADAPEYVSASKEQIMTQNYSLMQHFVLITQGLKPPKGEIYFASESPKGELGIYINSDGSASPYRLKIRTPSFWHCAIYEDLLVGQYVADVATIIGSTNIILGEVDR from the coding sequence TTGAGCCAGTCACCAAACCGCTTAAAACCATTTTTTGAAAATTTAGAATTTGAGCAAAATGACGGCAAGATGATACTAAATTTTGGTCCACAGCATCCAAGTGCACACGGACAGCTAAAGCTTGTGCTTGAGCTTGACGGAGAAAAGGTCGTGCGCGCTATGCCAGAGGTTGGCTTTATGCACCGAGGCGTTGAAAAGATGGCTGAAAATATGACCTATCAGGAGTTTATCCCGGTGACTGATAGGGTTGATTACATCGCATCAAGTGCGAATAACTACGCATTTTGCGCGGCTGTGGAGAAGCTTTGCGCTATCGAAGTGCCTCGCCGTGCGCAGATTATTAGAGTGATGCTTTTGGAGCTAAACCGCATCAGCTCACACCTTTTGTTTTTAGCTACGCACGCCCTTGATGTGGGGGCAATGAGCGTCTTTTTATACGCATTTAGAGAGCGCGAATACGTCCTTGATCTAATAGAAAAATACTGCGGCGCAAGGCTAACACATAGCTCCATAAGGATCGGTGGCGTGCCGCTTGATCTGCCTGATGGCTGGTGCGAGGAGCTGCTTAAATTTTGTGAAAAATTTCCAAGCGATATCACGCTTTATGAAGATTTGCTAAGTGAAAATAGAATTTGGCAAGCAAGGCTTGTAGATGTGGGTGTAATTAGTAAAGAACTAGCCCTTAGTAGCGGCTGTTCTGGCGTCATGCTAAGAGCAAGCGGAGTCGCACGTGATATCAGAAAAGAGGAGCCATATCTCATCTACGACGAGTTAGAATTTACCGTGCCGTACGCTAATGAGGGCGATTGCTACGCAAGATATCTACTTTACATGAAAGAGATGCGTGAGTGCGTGAAAATTTTAAAGCAGTGTGTTAGCAAGTATCAGACCAGCAGCCCTGCCATCATCGCTGACGCACCAGAATATGTGAGCGCTTCAAAAGAGCAGATCATGACTCAAAACTATTCTCTAATGCAGCATTTTGTGCTTATAACTCAGGGGCTAAAACCCCCAAAAGGCGAAATTTACTTCGCTAGCGAGTCGCCAAAGGGCGAGCTAGGAATTTATATAAACTCAGATGGCAGCGCAAGCCCATATCGCCTAAAAATTCGCACGCCAAGCTTTTGGCACTGTGCTATTTACGAAGATTTATTAGTAGGTCAGTACGTCGCTGACGTCGCTACGATAATTGGTAGCACAAATATCATCTTAGGCGAGGTCGATAGATGA
- a CDS encoding NADH-quinone oxidoreductase subunit C, producing the protein MREYKPKNDQQKKQYYSEKFYIEKHTPKDEVKGSKFDEELAILEQSGVEILSSYVEFDQLIIYINSSENFKALETLKSFGYEQLSELAALDFINQKDGYEVFYQLLSMSKNRRVRVKCFVKNDEMLKSVCELYKSANWAEREMYDLSGVLIKDHPNLKRLIMPDDWLSHPLLKSYPLTGDEAAKWYEVDKIFGSEFREQIGEENRDPAYIEEKDTFGFSRVFNEEYEYQEDGGIKFVKKAKFNQSQIVKERP; encoded by the coding sequence ATGAGAGAGTATAAGCCAAAAAACGACCAGCAAAAAAAGCAGTATTACAGCGAAAAATTTTATATAGAAAAGCATACGCCAAAAGATGAGGTAAAAGGTTCTAAATTTGATGAGGAGTTAGCCATCTTAGAGCAAAGCGGAGTAGAAATTTTATCTAGCTATGTGGAGTTTGATCAGCTTATAATTTATATAAATTCTAGTGAAAATTTTAAAGCGCTTGAGACACTAAAAAGCTTTGGTTACGAACAGCTTAGTGAGCTTGCAGCACTTGATTTCATAAATCAAAAAGATGGATATGAGGTCTTTTATCAACTTCTTAGCATGAGTAAAAATAGACGCGTCCGTGTAAAATGCTTTGTAAAAAATGATGAAATGCTAAAAAGCGTTTGCGAGCTTTACAAAAGCGCAAACTGGGCTGAGCGCGAGATGTATGATCTAAGCGGCGTTCTCATTAAAGATCATCCAAATTTAAAGCGCCTCATAATGCCTGATGACTGGCTCTCACACCCACTACTAAAGAGCTACCCGCTAACTGGCGACGAGGCTGCCAAATGGTACGAGGTGGATAAAATTTTTGGAAGTGAATTTAGAGAGCAAATTGGTGAAGAGAACCGCGATCCAGCTTATATTGAAGAGAAAGATACCTTTGGATTTTCAAGAGTATTTAACGAAGAGTACGAGTATCAAGAAGATGGTGGCATAAAATTTGTCAAAAAGGCTAAATTTAACCAGAGCCAGATAGTAAAGGAAAGACCTTGA